The following are encoded in a window of Mycobacteroides chelonae CCUG 47445 genomic DNA:
- a CDS encoding DNA-directed RNA polymerase subunit alpha: MLISQRPTLSEESLAENRSRFVIEPLEPGFGYTLGNSLRRTLLSSIPGAAVTSIRIDGVLHEFTTVPGVKEDVTDIILNLKSLVVSSEEDEPVTMYLRKQGPGAVTAGDIVPPAGVTVHNPDMHIATLNDKGKLEIELVVERGRGYVPAVQNKASGAEIGRIPVDSIYSPVLKVTYNVDATRVEQRTDFDKLVLDVETKNSITPRDALASAGKTLVELFGLARELNVEAEGIEIGPSPAEADHIASFALPIEDLDLTVRSYNCLKREGVHTVGELVARTESDLLDIRNFGQKSIDEVKIKLHQLGLSLKDSPTSFDPSEVAGYDVATGTWSDTGSYDFDGDQDFAETEQL, translated from the coding sequence ATGCTGATTTCTCAGCGACCCACCCTGTCCGAAGAATCGCTGGCCGAGAACCGGTCGCGCTTCGTCATCGAGCCCCTGGAGCCGGGATTCGGCTACACCCTGGGCAACTCGCTGCGGCGCACCCTGCTGTCGTCCATCCCGGGCGCGGCCGTCACCAGCATCCGCATCGACGGTGTGCTGCACGAGTTCACCACCGTTCCCGGGGTGAAGGAAGACGTCACCGACATCATCCTGAACCTCAAGAGCCTCGTGGTGTCCTCGGAGGAGGACGAGCCGGTCACCATGTACCTGCGCAAGCAGGGACCGGGTGCCGTCACCGCCGGTGACATCGTTCCGCCCGCCGGCGTGACCGTGCACAACCCCGACATGCACATCGCGACCCTGAACGACAAGGGCAAGCTGGAGATCGAGCTCGTCGTCGAGCGCGGTCGCGGCTACGTCCCGGCCGTGCAGAACAAGGCCTCGGGTGCCGAGATCGGTCGTATCCCCGTCGATTCCATCTACTCGCCGGTGCTCAAGGTCACGTACAACGTCGACGCCACCCGTGTCGAGCAGCGCACCGACTTCGACAAGCTGGTGCTGGATGTCGAGACCAAGAACTCGATCACCCCGCGTGACGCCCTGGCCTCGGCTGGCAAGACGCTGGTTGAGCTGTTCGGTCTGGCACGTGAACTCAACGTCGAGGCCGAGGGCATCGAGATCGGGCCGTCGCCGGCCGAGGCAGACCACATCGCCTCGTTCGCGCTGCCCATCGAGGACCTGGACCTGACCGTCCGGTCGTACAACTGCCTCAAGCGCGAGGGTGTGCACACCGTCGGCGAGCTGGTTGCCCGCACCGAGTCGGATCTGCTGGACATCCGCAACTTCGGTCAGAAGTCCATCGACGAGGTGAAGATCAAGCTGCATCAGCTCGGCCTGTCACTCAAGGACAGCCCGACCAGCTTCGATCCGTCCGAGGTCGCCGGATACGACGTTGCCACCGGCACATGGTCGGACACCGGCTCGTACGACTTCGATGGCGATCAGGACTTCGCCGAAACCGAACAGCTCTAA